In the Pseudomonas sp. DTU_2021_1001937_2_SI_NGA_ILE_001 genome, one interval contains:
- the urtB gene encoding urea ABC transporter permease subunit UrtB: MPNSLLRLLLILALLLPALARASDAGDFVAGNSTQQADLLENWAANPVAERLPLLEALRDGRVAVDDSKRAYIESGERYVAVEADASAAATDEPRKLRLNNRLRGLVDTALATHQLTAADASLRLAAAQLLQRTARPALLGVISHQVASEQDSQVRDALRLAQANLQLTDGSPSVRLAAVRLLGETGDPLARTRLETLLEPGVEPDATVRIAAQTSLAQVKRKLLIGDLLGQAFSGLSLGSILLLAALGLAITFGLLGVINMAHGEMLMLGAYTTYVVQLMFQRYAPGALEFYPLAALPLAFLTTALIGMALERTVIRHLYGRPLETLLATWGISLMLIQAVRLIFGAQNVEVANPGWLSGGVQVLPNLVLPYNRIVIIGFALFVVALTWLLLNRTRLGLNVRAVTQNRNMAACCGVPTGRVDMLAFGLGSGIAGLGGVALSQIGNVGPDLGQGYIIDSFLVVVLGGVGQLAGSVLAAFGLGVANKVLEPQIGAVLGKILILALIILFIQKRPQGLFALKGRVID, from the coding sequence ATGCCCAATTCCCTATTGCGTCTGCTCCTGATCCTGGCCTTGCTGCTGCCTGCGCTGGCGCGGGCCAGCGATGCCGGTGATTTCGTCGCCGGCAATTCCACGCAGCAGGCCGACCTGCTGGAAAACTGGGCCGCCAACCCGGTGGCCGAGCGCCTGCCCCTGCTCGAGGCCTTGCGCGATGGCCGTGTCGCGGTCGACGACAGCAAGCGGGCCTATATCGAAAGTGGCGAACGCTACGTCGCCGTGGAGGCCGATGCGTCGGCCGCTGCCACGGATGAGCCGCGCAAATTGCGCTTGAACAACCGCCTGCGCGGCCTGGTGGACACCGCGCTGGCCACTCATCAGCTTACTGCCGCCGATGCCAGCCTACGCCTGGCCGCCGCGCAGCTGCTGCAACGCACTGCGCGCCCGGCGCTGCTGGGCGTGATCAGCCATCAGGTCGCCAGCGAACAGGACAGCCAGGTGCGCGACGCTCTGCGGCTGGCGCAGGCCAACCTGCAGTTGACCGACGGCAGCCCGAGCGTGCGCCTGGCCGCCGTGCGCCTGCTCGGTGAAACCGGTGACCCGCTGGCCCGCACACGCCTGGAGACGCTGCTGGAGCCGGGCGTGGAGCCCGATGCCACGGTGCGCATCGCCGCGCAGACCAGCCTGGCGCAGGTCAAGCGCAAGCTGCTGATCGGCGACCTGCTCGGCCAGGCGTTCTCTGGCCTGTCGCTGGGTTCGATCCTGCTGCTCGCCGCCCTGGGCCTGGCCATCACCTTCGGTCTGCTGGGGGTCATCAACATGGCCCACGGCGAGATGCTCATGCTCGGCGCCTACACCACTTACGTGGTGCAGTTGATGTTCCAGCGCTATGCACCGGGTGCCCTGGAGTTCTACCCGCTGGCCGCGCTGCCGCTGGCTTTCCTGACCACCGCGCTGATAGGCATGGCCCTGGAGCGCACGGTGATCCGCCACCTGTATGGCCGGCCACTGGAAACCCTGCTGGCCACCTGGGGCATCAGCCTGATGCTGATCCAGGCGGTGCGCCTGATCTTCGGTGCGCAGAACGTCGAGGTCGCCAACCCCGGCTGGCTGTCCGGGGGCGTGCAGGTGCTGCCGAACCTGGTGCTGCCGTACAACCGCATCGTGATCATCGGCTTCGCGCTGTTCGTGGTGGCACTGACCTGGCTGCTGCTCAACCGCACGCGCTTGGGCCTGAACGTGCGCGCCGTGACCCAGAACCGCAACATGGCCGCCTGCTGCGGCGTGCCCACCGGGCGTGTCGACATGCTCGCCTTCGGCCTGGGCTCGGGCATCGCCGGCCTGGGCGGTGTGGCCCTCAGCCAGATCGGCAACGTCGGCCCGGACCTGGGCCAGGGCTACATCATCGACTCGTTCCTGGTGGTGGTGCTCGGCGGTGTCGGGCAACTGGCCGGCAGCGTCCTGGCGGCGTTCGGCCTGGGCGTGGCCAACAAGGTACTCGAACCACAGATCGGCGCGGTGCTGGGCAAGATCCTGATCCTGGCGCTGATCATTCTGTTTATCCAGAAACGCCCCCAAGGGCTCTTCGCACTCAAGGGTAGGGTGATCGACTGA
- the urtC gene encoding urea ABC transporter permease subunit UrtC — MNQPLMMTAVQKAGPRLSVAVGAMVLAVLLAMPLLSLLPADSPLQVSAYTLTLVGKILCYAIVALALDLVWGYAGLLSLGHGLFFALGGYAMGMYLMREAAGDGLPAFMTFLSWTELPWYWAGTEHFLWALCLVVLAPGLLALVFGFFAFRSRIKGVYFSIMTQALTFAGMLLFFRNETGFGGNNGFTNFRSILGFSISAPGTRAVLFLATVLLLVASLYLGWRLARSKFGRVLTALRDAENRLMFCGYDPRGFKLFVWVLSAVLCGLAGALYVPQVGIINPSEMSPTNSIEAAVWVALGGRGTLIGPLLGAGVVNGMKSWFTVAFPEYWLFFLGALFIVVTLYLPKGVIGLLHRRSEP; from the coding sequence ATGAACCAGCCATTGATGATGACCGCCGTACAAAAGGCCGGCCCGCGCCTGTCCGTGGCCGTGGGCGCGATGGTGCTGGCCGTGCTGCTGGCCATGCCGCTGCTCTCGCTGCTGCCTGCCGACAGCCCCTTGCAGGTGTCGGCCTACACCCTGACCCTGGTGGGCAAGATTCTCTGCTACGCCATCGTCGCCCTGGCGCTGGACCTGGTGTGGGGCTACGCCGGCCTGCTGTCGCTGGGCCATGGCCTGTTCTTCGCGCTGGGCGGCTACGCCATGGGCATGTACCTGATGCGCGAAGCCGCCGGTGACGGCCTGCCGGCGTTCATGACCTTCCTGTCGTGGACCGAGCTGCCGTGGTACTGGGCCGGCACCGAGCATTTCCTCTGGGCGCTGTGCCTGGTGGTGCTGGCGCCGGGACTGCTGGCCCTGGTGTTCGGTTTCTTCGCCTTCCGCTCGCGAATCAAGGGCGTGTATTTCTCGATCATGACCCAGGCCCTGACCTTCGCCGGCATGTTGCTGTTCTTCCGTAACGAGACCGGCTTCGGCGGTAACAACGGCTTCACCAACTTCCGCAGCATTCTGGGCTTCTCGATCAGCGCGCCAGGCACCCGGGCGGTGCTGTTCCTGGCCACGGTACTGCTGTTGGTGGCCAGCCTGTACCTGGGCTGGCGCCTGGCGCGCAGCAAGTTCGGCCGGGTGCTGACCGCGCTGCGTGATGCCGAGAACCGCCTGATGTTCTGCGGCTACGACCCGCGCGGCTTCAAGCTGTTCGTCTGGGTGCTCAGTGCGGTGCTGTGCGGCCTGGCCGGTGCGCTGTACGTGCCGCAGGTGGGCATCATCAACCCCAGCGAGATGTCGCCGACCAACTCCATCGAGGCCGCCGTGTGGGTCGCCCTGGGTGGTCGCGGCACGCTGATCGGCCCGTTGCTCGGCGCCGGGGTGGTCAACGGCATGAAGAGCTGGTTCACCGTGGCCTTTCCCGAGTACTGGCTGTTCTTCCTCGGCGCGCTGTTCATCGTCGTGACTCTGTACCTGCCCAAAGGCGTGATCGGTCTGCTGCACAGAAGGAGTGAACCATGA
- the urtD gene encoding urea ABC transporter ATP-binding protein UrtD produces the protein MRTQPSPAYMPNPVLPPNADAGTSRESLGLGGRAGKGLDTRHGTILTLEDISVSFDGFKALNDLNLYIGVGELRCIIGPNGAGKTTLMDVITGKTRPTEGAAWFGETLDLTRMSEVQIAQAGIGRKFQKPTVFEALSVFENLELALKTDKSVWASLRARLGGDQQARIDEVLQTIRLEPSRNRPAGLLSHGQKQFLEIGMLLVQEPQLLLLDEPVAGMTDAETEFTAELFKGLAGKHSLMVVEHDMGFVGAIADHVTVLHQGSVLAEGSLADVQADERVIEVYLGR, from the coding sequence ATGAGAACCCAGCCCAGCCCGGCCTACATGCCCAACCCGGTGCTGCCGCCGAACGCCGACGCCGGCACCAGCCGTGAATCCCTGGGGCTTGGCGGGCGCGCCGGCAAGGGGCTGGACACCCGCCACGGGACCATCCTGACCCTGGAAGACATCAGCGTCAGCTTCGATGGCTTCAAGGCGCTCAACGACCTGAACCTGTACATCGGCGTCGGAGAGCTGCGCTGCATCATCGGCCCCAACGGTGCCGGCAAGACCACCCTGATGGACGTGATCACCGGCAAGACCCGGCCCACCGAAGGCGCGGCCTGGTTCGGTGAGACCCTGGACCTGACGCGCATGAGCGAGGTGCAGATCGCCCAGGCCGGCATCGGTCGCAAGTTCCAGAAGCCCACGGTGTTCGAAGCACTGAGCGTGTTCGAAAACCTCGAACTGGCGCTCAAGACCGACAAGTCGGTGTGGGCCAGCCTGCGCGCGCGGCTTGGCGGCGACCAGCAGGCGCGTATCGACGAGGTGCTGCAGACCATTCGCCTGGAGCCCTCGCGGAATCGGCCGGCCGGGCTGCTGTCGCACGGCCAGAAGCAGTTTCTGGAGATCGGCATGCTGCTGGTCCAGGAACCGCAACTGTTGCTGCTCGACGAGCCGGTGGCGGGCATGACCGATGCGGAAACCGAATTCACCGCCGAGCTGTTCAAGGGCCTGGCCGGCAAGCATTCGCTGATGGTGGTGGAGCACGACATGGGCTTCGTCGGCGCGATCGCCGACCACGTCACCGTGCTGCACCAGGGCAGCGTCCTGGCCGAGGGCTCGCTGGCCGACGTGCAGGCCGATGAGCGGGTGATCGAGGTTTATCTGGGGCGCTAG
- the urtE gene encoding urea ABC transporter ATP-binding subunit UrtE, protein MLHVSDLHQYYGGSHILRGLSFQARVGEVTCLLGRNGVGKTTLLKVLMGLLPAREGSVQWEGQGINGFKPHQRVQAGIAYVPQGREIFARLTVEENLLMGLSRFPAAEAREVPAFIYELFPVLLQMKHRRGGDLSGGQQQQLAIGRALASRPRLLILDEPTEGIQPSVIKEIGAVIKRLAAQGDMAILLVEQFYDFAAELADQYLVMSRGEIVQQGRGSDMEADGVRGLVTI, encoded by the coding sequence ATGCTTCACGTAAGCGATTTGCACCAGTACTACGGCGGCAGCCACATCCTGCGCGGGCTGTCGTTCCAGGCCCGGGTCGGCGAAGTGACCTGCCTGCTGGGCCGCAACGGCGTCGGCAAGACCACCCTGCTCAAGGTGCTCATGGGGCTGCTGCCGGCCCGCGAGGGCTCGGTGCAATGGGAAGGGCAGGGCATCAATGGCTTCAAGCCGCACCAGCGGGTCCAGGCAGGCATTGCCTACGTGCCCCAGGGCCGGGAGATCTTCGCTCGCCTGACCGTCGAAGAGAACCTGCTGATGGGCCTGTCGCGTTTTCCGGCGGCCGAGGCCCGCGAGGTGCCCGCATTCATCTACGAACTCTTCCCGGTGCTGCTGCAGATGAAGCACCGTCGTGGCGGCGACCTGTCTGGCGGCCAGCAACAGCAACTGGCGATCGGCCGTGCCCTGGCCAGCCGCCCGCGCCTGCTGATCCTCGACGAGCCCACCGAGGGCATCCAGCCGTCGGTGATCAAGGAAATTGGCGCGGTGATCAAGCGCCTGGCGGCGCAGGGCGACATGGCGATTCTGCTGGTCGAGCAGTTCTACGACTTCGCCGCCGAACTGGCCGACCAGTACCTGGTCATGTCGCGCGGCGAGATCGTCCAGCAGGGGCGTGGCAGCGACATGGAG